The Aggregicoccus sp. 17bor-14 genome contains the following window.
GAGGGCTGGGGCCTCTACGCCGAGACGCTCGGGACCGAGCTGGGCGTGTACACCGACCCCTACCAGCGCTACGGCGCGCTCTCCGAGGAGCTGTGGCGCGCGGTGCGCCTCGTGCTCGACACCGGCCTGCACGCCCGGGGCTGGACGCGCGAGGAGGCCATCGCCTACGGGCTGCAGAACGGTACCCGCTCCGAGAAGCAGGTGGTGGCCGAGGTGGAGCGCTTCATCGCCATCCCCGGCCAGGCCCTTGCGTACAAGGTGGGGCAGCTGAAGCTCTCCGAGCTGCGCGCCCGGGCCGAGCGCGCGCTCGGGCCGCGCTTCGACGTGAAGGCCTTCCACCGCGAGGTGCTGGAGGACGGCGCCATGCCGCTCGACGTGCTCTCGGAGAAGCTCGACGCGTGGATTGCCCGAGAGGCGGCCCGCGACGGGTGCTCCGGAAGCACGGAGGGGTGTCCCCCGAGTCCGCGGGCGGGGTGAGCAGCAGCAGGACGTAGAGGCCGAGAATCTGCGTCTGGTGCGGCCCCTGAGGCGCTGGCAAGGCACGCCTGCCCGACCGGCGAGCATGCGGCGCGACGGGGACCCTCCTGCGGTGAGGCTTCTCGGGCCGGGACCCTTCCCGTACGCTGCCCGCCGCCCATGCTCGAAGCGCCCCTGCCCCTCGATGAGCCGAAGCGCCTGCGGGCGCTGCATGCGCTCGGCCTTCTCGACACGCCGCCGGAGGAGCGCTTCGAGCGCATCGTGCGGATGACGCGCGAGGTGCTCGACGTGCCCATCGCGCTGGTGTCGCTGGTGGACGCGGAGCGCCAGTGGTTCAAGGCGCGCTGCGGGCTGGAGGCGACGGAGACCCCGCGCCGCATCTCCTTCTGCGCCCACGCCATCCTCTCCTCCGAGCTCTTCCTCGTGCCGGACACGCTCGCGGACGTGCGCTTTCGCGACAACCCGCTGGTGACGGGCGCACCCCACGCGCGCTTCTACGCGGGCCAGCCCCTGCACGCGCCGGACGGCAGCCGGGTGGGCACGCTGTGCGTGCTGGACACGCAGCCGCGCAGGCTCACGGACCGCGAGCGCCGGCAGCTCGCGGACCTGGGCGCGTGGGCCGAGGGCGAGCTGCACACCCTCACCCTGCGCCAGGCGCGCGTGGCGCTCCTGCAGCAGGAGCACTTCTTCGCGCTCGCCGCGGACCTGCTCGTCATCGCGGACTTCGACGGCCGGCTGCACCAGCTCTCGCGCTCGTGGGAGGCGCTGCAGGGCGTGCCGCTCGCGCGGCTGCGCGAGCGCGGGCTGCTCGAGCTCGTGGCGCCCGAGGACCGGGACGCGGTGGAGCGGGCGCTCGCGCGGGCGCGCGAGGCGGGGCGGCAGGTGGCCTTCGAGCACCGCAGCCGGGGCGCGGACGGCGCCGAGCGCTGGCTGCAGTGGAGCGCGGTGCCGCACCCCGGGGAGCGGCTGCTCTACGCGGTGGCGCGCGACGTGACGGCGCAGAAGCAGCTGGAGGCGGAGCGCGCGCGGGTGCAGCAGATGAAGAGCGAGTTCGTGTCCACCGTGAGCCACGAGCTGCGCACGCCCCTCACCTCCATCCGCGGCTCGCTGGGCCTGCTCGCGGGCGGGGTGGCGGGGCCGCTGCCGGAGAGCGCGCAGCAGATGGTGCGCATCGCGCAGGGCAACAGCGAGCGGCTCGTGCGGCTCATCAACGACATCCTCGACCTGGAGAAGGTGGAGCGCGGCGAGCTCTCCTTCGCGCCGCGGGTGGTGGAGCTCGAGGCGCTGCTGCGCCACGCCGTGGAGGCGGCGGAGGGGCTCGCGCAGGCGGCCGGGGTGCGGCTCGCGCTGCGGGTGGAGGCGGGCGGGGTGCGCGTGCATGCGGACCCGGACCGGCTGCTGCAGGTGCTCGCCAACCTCCTGTCCAACGCGGTGAAGTTCAGCCCCGAGGGCGGCGAGGTGCTCGCGCGCCTGCGCTGCACGCCCCAGGCGGTGCGCGTGAGCGTGGAGGACCGGGGGCCCGGGGTGCCCGAGGCCTTCCGGGCGCGGCTCTTCGAGCGCTTCGCGCAGGCGGACAGCTCGGACACGCGCGCGAAGGGGGGCACGGGCCTGGGGCTCGCCATCAGCCGCGCGCTGGTGGCCGGCATGGGCGGCTGGCTCGACTACGGCCCGCGCGAGGAGGGCGGGAGCTGCTTCTGGCTCGAGCTGCCCCCCTGGCATCCGGAGGCCCCCGGCACCACCGTCCCCTGAGGCTTCGAGCGACCATGGCCCACCTCGCGCTGCCGGCCTCTTCGCGCACTGCACTGCGCGCTGAGGCGTCACCGCCTGCTCGGCCCGATGCAGGCGGTGCACGGGCCGCGGTCATGAATCCGCATCATCGACGAAGCTCTCGCGCGGCGGGTACACGCCTGCGAGCCGCGCGATCAGGATCGCGACGAACAGGGCGCCCGTGAGCTGCTCGATGATGCAGATGCCACGCGCCTGGCGGGTCAGCGGCGCGATGTCGCCGAAGCCCGTGCTCGTGAGCACCGTCATGCTGAGATAGAGCGCGTCGGCGTAGACGAGGCGTCCCGGCTGGCCGACGACCAGGTACGAGCTCGGATAGAAGTAGCCGACGATCGCGTAGAGGTAGGCCCAGAAGACGCCGATCAGCAGGTACGCCGCGGCGGCGCCGAACAGCTTGTCCTGCGTCATGACGCGCGGCTGGAACACGTAGCGGAACAGGTAGGCGATCGCCGTGAAGTAGAGCGACGCGCTGAACATCCACGACAGCGCGAGCTCGCGATCGCTGTCCAGCCACAGCCCGCGGTACTGGAAGATCACTGCGGGGAGTGCGAGCAGCACGGCGAGGACGAACGCGCCCCGCGTGCGGGCGACGACGGCGATGGTCGCCATGAGCAGCGCCATGTTGACGCCGCTGAGCGCGAGCCGGCCCACGTCCGTGTGCGGCACGAACGAGACCACCGCGATCGCAAGGAGCAGCGCGCCGAAAAGCCAGAAGCAGCGCTGCTGGACGGCGTCGGCCAGGATGCCGCGGGTGCCTCTCGTCTGCATGACGACTCCCCTCCGCGTCCCGCGTCAGGCCTTGCCCGGCGCGCGCGGGACGTCCCCGGCGCTCAAGGGCGTGGAGTGGCGCTTCCACACCCGCCACGCCCCGTCCTCGCACCTGAGCCACGTGTCGGTCAGGACGAAGAGCCCGTTGCGCGGCACGCCGAAGACCTCGGCGCGCATGTCCACCCGGTGCAGGTGGCTCGCAACGCCTCCCGCCACCGCCCAGCTGGACTCCTGCTCGTCCCAGTGGCTCACGACGTAGCCGTGCAGGGTGCCGAGCCACTCCGCCCGCGGCATCACCGACAGCTTCGGGTGGACCAGCATCAGCGCGTAGTCCGGGTGGAGGAAGTCCGCCACCGCGGCCACGTCGCGCCGGGTGAGCGCCTGGGTCCAGCCTGCGTCCCGCGCGTGGAGCGCGTCGAGCACCGGGTCGTTCATGGTGGCGTGAGAGCCTAGCAGGCGTCCCGCGCGTTGCCGCAGCGGCCGGGGCCGCGTCGTTCGCCGCTGTTTGCTCGAGCGCACGGGAGGTGCGCATGCCCGGCGCCACGTCCCACCGGGAGGCTGGCCTATGCTCCCGGGCCCATGCACAGCCCCATCCTCGCTCCCGTGGTCGCGCTCGTGGTCTGGTCCATGGTCATGTGGGCGTGGATGTACGCCACGCGCCTGCCGGCCATCTTCCGCGCGCGCATGAAGCTGGACCCCTACGCGCCGCGCGGCGAGCAGATGAGCCAGCTGCCGCCCCGGGTGCGCTGGAAGGCGGACAACTACAACCACCTGATGGAGCAGCCCACGATCTTCTACGCCATCGCGCTGGCGCTGGCGCTGCTGGGGGTTGGCGGCGGCGTGAACGCGGGGCTGGCCTGGGCCTACGTGGCGCTGCGGGTGGTGCACAGCCTGGTGCAGGCGCTCATCAACAAGATCGAGCTGCGCTTCACGCTCTTCGTCCTCTCCTCCGGCGTGCTCATCGCACTGACGTTCAACGCGGCTCGGGCCCTGCTCTGACGGAGCCGTCCGGAGGGCGTCTTCAGAGGAGGAAGCCTCCGGGCGGCAGCGTGCGCTCGCGCTGCGGCCCGTCCAGCCCCAGGCGCGCGCTCACCTCGCTCGCGAGCATGTCGAAGAGGAAGGCGAGGCTGCGCGCCCCGTCCACCTGCGAGGCGCGCAGCGGCAGCCCCTCGAGGCTCGCCGCTCCGAAGGCGTCGTGGCGCGGCAGCGTGGTGTCGAAGGGACGGTAGCCGGCCCCGGCAGCCGCGAGGCGCTGGAAGGCCTCGAGGCTCGCGCGCGAGCGGCCCTGGAACATGTTCACCGCCGTGCCCAGCACCTCGAGCTGACCGGGCTCCGGCAGCGCCCGCAGCGCCTGCAGGAACACGTCGAAGGAGCGCCCCGCCACCATCTCCGCCTGGAAGACGCCGAGCGCGTGGGTGCAGCCCTGCAGCACGTCGCGCGTGGTGCCCAGCATGCCGGCCGGGCAGTCCACCAGCGCCACGTCGCAGCGCTGCGCCACGCGTCCGAGCAGCTGCCTCCAGCCCTCCACGTGGCGCGGCTCCGGCTGCAGCGCGGCCTGGGGCAGCTCCGGGCCCGAGGCGGGCAGCACCTTCAGCCGCTCGTGTGCCGTCGGGCGCAGCGCCTCGTCGAGCGCGCGCGTGTCCCCGTCCAGCAGATCGTACGCGCCCCGCTGCGCGCGGCCCCGCGCATCCAGCAGGCTCAGCTGTCCGCCGTTCGGGTCCGCGTCCACCAGCACCGTGTGCAGGCCGCGCTCGGCGAGCGCGAAGGCGAGGTTGAGCGCGAGCGTGCTCTTGCCCACCCCGCCCTTGGGGCTGCACACCGCGAGCACCCGCCCGCGCGCGAGGCTCGCCGCGGTGCGCGAGACGGCCGGGGGCACCGCGCGCAGTGGCACCGCGCGCGGCGGAGGTGCAGCACGCGCGGGCGGCGGCGGCGCAGCACGCACGGGCGGCGGCGGCGCCTCGAGCTGCAGCAGGGACTCGTGCACGTCGCTGGGGGGCGCGGGGTCCTCGCCTGCGTTGCTCGCCTCGAGCAGCAGCGAGCTGAGCCCGCCCAGCGGCTCGGCGAAGCGCGGGGGGTCCTGCAGCCGCACCACCACGAAGGAGTCGGCCACCGGGCCGAAGAGCTCGAAGAAGGCGCCGCGGCCCTCGTCCGCGCCGCAGCGCGCGTTGAGCACCTGGCCGCTCTTCACCCAGATGGCGCCCTGGGGCGTGCGGTGCTGCAGCCGCAGCTCGATGAGCGTGTGCTGCCGGCTGATGCCCACCACCTGGAGGATGTCGAAGAGGCGGAACTCGCTCAGCGAGCCCTGCATCACCACCGTCGCGCCGCTCATGCCTTGCTCCCGGAGGGGATCAGGTCGCGCTGCACCGTGCTGGTGCGCGCCATCTTCATCGTCATGGAGATCAGGCCGTAGGCGCGCGTCCACGCCTCGCGCGCCTCGGGGGTGAAGGCCTCGCCGAGCCCGTAGTCCAGCGTCCAGAGCAGCGCCTCGCCCACGGTGGCGTAGGCCTCGTCCGGCACGCGGTAGAGCTCCGTATGGCGCCGGCCCAGCGCGAGCATCACCAGGAAGAGGTCGCTGTCCGAGGCGACCGGGTCCTTCCACTGCGCATCGCTCCAGTCGAGCGAGCGCACCACGAAGCGCAGCATCCCCACCAGCTTGCGCTTCTGCTTCTCCAGGTCCGGCGAGAACAGCCCCTGGTACTGGGGCGCGAGCTCGAAGAGCCGCCGGTAGAAGAGGTCCGCGACCGTGTCGGCCACGGGCTCGGCGAGCTCCCAGGTGCGTTTGAGCGTGCTGCGCTGCGCTTCGGTCATCATTCTCGCGTCAGTCCCGGAATTGTTCCGAAGCTGTACGGAGTGGGGTCCGGAGTGGATGCCTGCCCCGGTCGATTCCCTCGCACGCGCGAGCCCCCTGTCGCTCACACGACGGGGACCAGCGTCGCGAAGGGAGGTGGGGGCAGGTGGGCGTGCTTGCAGGCAGGGGAGGGAGGTGCGCGCTGCGCGTGACGGAAGGCCGTCGCGCCGCTGCGCTAGCCTCGCGCGCATGAGCCCCCGAGAGCAGCTGCTGCGCGAGCGCCTGTCCCGCATCCCCGCGCCGCAGGTGGCGCCGTCGCCCGCCGTGCAGGAGGCGCTCGCGGACACCGAGCGCTACCTCGGCTCGGACGCGGCGCTGCGCAGCCTTGTCCAGGACCCCTACTGGCCCAAGTGGCACTCGCCGTGGTGGCACATGCTGCTGCTGCTCGAGCTGGGGGAGGCGCAGCGCATCCCGCAGCGCACGCTGCACGCGATGAGCGCGAGGCTCGAGGCGATGCCGGTGAAGTGCTTCCCCATCGCGCCTGGAGAGCTCCCGCCGGGGATGGACCTGCACCGCGACACCCTGTGCCACTGCGCGGTGGCGAGCATCGTCCAGGTGCTCGCGGCCGGAGGCCTCGACGTGGACCGTGCGCTGCCGTGGGCGAAGCCCTGGCTGCTGCGCTACCAGATGGCGGACGGCGGCCTCACCTGTGACAACGACGCCTACCGGGTGAGTGGCGAGTGCCCGAGCTCCATGGTGGGCACGGTGTCGCCGCTCGAGGCGATGCTGCTCGGAGACCCGGCGGGCTGGAGCGCCGCGCAGCGCGCCTTCGTGGACCGCGCGGCCGGCTTCCTGGTCGGCCGGGAGCTGCGCCGCGGCTCGGCCACGGTGCACAACGCGGAGGAGCGCTCGCGCGAGCCGCTGTGGCTGCGCGTCTGCTTCCCGCGCTTCTACTTCTACGACGTGCTGCGCGGCGCGCGCGTGCTGGTGCGCTGGGCGGAGCTGCGCGGCGCCCCGCTGCCGCTGGAGGCCGTGGAGGCCGTGGCGCTGCACCTGTGCGAGGCCTTCCCCGACGGTGTCGTACGGCCGCAGCGCCAGGCCTACGAAGGGACCGGGACGCTCGCCCCCGATGCGGCGGGCACCTGGACGCGGCAGCCCGCCTCGCGCTTCCCCCTGCTGGAGGCGACGAGCGCCATCGGCGAGCCCTCGCCGTGGCTCACCCGCCATTGGACGGAGACGCGCCAGGGGCTGCTGCGCCTCCTCGACGCGGGACGCCTGCGGGCGCGGTCCTGACCGCGGCGTCGCTCCGTGGGCCCTTCCTGCTCCTCGGCGTGGACGCGCAAGGGTGACTCCTGCAACTCAGGCCTTCTTCGCCGCATCCCTCACGCTCGCAATGGCGCGCAGCTCCGTTTCCGTGAGCTTGTCCTTGGGCCGGCCCATGGACGCCTTGACCTGGATGAGCAGATCGAGCGGGAGCACCCGGACCCTAAGACCGCCCACGTCCATCCACTCCGCCTCTCGCAGGACGGACGTCACATCCTCGACGGGCGGCAGGCTGCCCAACACGTCGAGGCGGCCGAGGTCCGTGAGGAGATAGAGGTTCCTGAAGCTCGACAGCTCGCTCGCAGAGAGTTGCAGCGGGCGCTTGTCCACTGTGTGGGAGAGACGTGGCTGCAGGCCCGAGATGGCTTTGAGCAGGCGCTCACAGTTCACCTCCGTGAATGGCATGAGCACGTCCAGGTCGTACGTGGCCATGGCCGAGCCATGCAGGACGGCCGCTGTTCCTCCGACGACCACGAAGTCGACGCGTGCCTCCGTGAGCAGACGAAGGAGCTGGAGGAAGTCATTCGCCGGCACGGCGCGAGTCCCTCAACAAGGCGTGGAACTCGACCACCTGCTGCAGACGCCGCAAGCGCTCGGCGGGACTCAGCGCAAGGTTCTCGAGCAGCAGCGTGACGTCGATGCCGAAGTCGATCGCGCGGTCCCAATCGGGCCCGTAGGACGGCAGGTTCGCCCGCGACCAGTCGGACGTGAAGCCGTCGAGATCTGCCGCGGAGCGCTCGGACATGCGAGAGGACTATTCATCCACCGGCACGCCGGGTCAATGCGGTGTCCGGTCGCTTGACGCCTCCGGTGCAAGGCTCGCTCGGTGAGTCGTCGGCGCTGCTCGGGCGCGGTCTCCGAGCAGCGTTTCCGGGAGAGGGCAGTGCTACCCTCGCCCCATGACCCCGCCTCCCGCTCCCTATCCCATCGGCACCCCCGGCGTTCCCTGGGGGGCGGCGGAGGTCGCCACCTGGCTCGCGCGCCAGAAGCGCCAGCGCAGCTACGCGCAGGACGTGCTCACGGCCGTCGAGCGCCTGCGCGCGCGCTTCGACGTGCAGCAGTACGGCACGCTCGACTACGCGCCGGAGACCTACCCACTCTTCGCGGTGCGCAGCCGCGGCTGGCGCGACGCGCTGCCCGTGGCGCTGGTGACGGGCGGCGTGCACGGCTACGAGACGAGCGGCGTGCACGGCGCGCTGCAGTTCCTCGACCGGCACGCGGAAGGCTACGCCTCGCGCCTGAACCTGCTGGTCGTGCCCTGCGTGAGCCCCTGGGGCTACGAGCGCATCCACCGCTGGAACCCGCTCGCCCTGGACCCGAACCGCAACTTCCGCGAGGGGAGCCCGGCCCAGGAGTCGGTGGCCCTGCTGCGGCTCGTCGCTCCGCTGCGCGAGCGCGTGCTCCTGCACATCGACCTGCACGAGACCACCGACTCGGACGAGACCGAGTTCCGCCCCGCGCTCGCCGCCCGCGACGGCAAGGCCTACGAGCCGGACGGCATCCCGGACGGCTTCTACGTCGTCGGCGACACCGAGAACCCCCAGCCCGGCTTCCAGCAGGCGATCATCCGTGCGGTGGCGCAGGTGACGCACATCGCCCCGGCGGACGCCGCGGGCAACATCATCGGCTCGCCCGTCGTCGCGCCCGGCGTCATCAACTACCCGCTGCGGGCGCTCGGCCTGTGCGCGGGCATCACCCCGGCGCGCTTCGCGAGCACCACCGAGGTCTACCCGGACAGCCCGCGCGCGACGCCCCAGCAGTGCAACGACGCGCAGGCCGCGGCGGTGTGCGCCGCGCTCGACTACGCGCTCGCGCACGGCTGAGGAAGGCGGCGGCCCGGGCTCCCCAGACCGGGCCACCGCCCAGGTGCAACTCAGTTACAAGAGCCTTGCATCTCGTGGATCCACTGCTGGATGAGGGCGAGCCCCTCCTCGTGCACCACGCTGCGGCCCACCTCGGGCATGGCCACCATCGGATCGGTGGAGCCGAGGCGGTAGGGCAGGATGGACGCGTCGGGTGCGGTGGGCACGATGTCGTAGCTGAAGCCCCCCGAGCCCGCGCCCGCGGCCACGGGGCGCTTGCAGACGCCCAGGTGGAAGAGGTCCGTCTCGTCCGTGCTCAGGTACAGGCCGGAGGTACGCGCCGCGCCGGTGCGGCTGTGGCAGTGCGCGCAGTTGCCCTCGAGGTAGGCGCGCGCCCGGGCGTCCACGCTGCCGGTGCTCGGGTCGTTCC
Protein-coding sequences here:
- a CDS encoding ATP-binding protein, coding for MLEAPLPLDEPKRLRALHALGLLDTPPEERFERIVRMTREVLDVPIALVSLVDAERQWFKARCGLEATETPRRISFCAHAILSSELFLVPDTLADVRFRDNPLVTGAPHARFYAGQPLHAPDGSRVGTLCVLDTQPRRLTDRERRQLADLGAWAEGELHTLTLRQARVALLQQEHFFALAADLLVIADFDGRLHQLSRSWEALQGVPLARLRERGLLELVAPEDRDAVERALARAREAGRQVAFEHRSRGADGAERWLQWSAVPHPGERLLYAVARDVTAQKQLEAERARVQQMKSEFVSTVSHELRTPLTSIRGSLGLLAGGVAGPLPESAQQMVRIAQGNSERLVRLINDILDLEKVERGELSFAPRVVELEALLRHAVEAAEGLAQAAGVRLALRVEAGGVRVHADPDRLLQVLANLLSNAVKFSPEGGEVLARLRCTPQAVRVSVEDRGPGVPEAFRARLFERFAQADSSDTRAKGGTGLGLAISRALVAGMGGWLDYGPREEGGSCFWLELPPWHPEAPGTTVP
- a CDS encoding potassium channel family protein, which encodes MQTRGTRGILADAVQQRCFWLFGALLLAIAVVSFVPHTDVGRLALSGVNMALLMATIAVVARTRGAFVLAVLLALPAVIFQYRGLWLDSDRELALSWMFSASLYFTAIAYLFRYVFQPRVMTQDKLFGAAAAYLLIGVFWAYLYAIVGYFYPSSYLVVGQPGRLVYADALYLSMTVLTSTGFGDIAPLTRQARGICIIEQLTGALFVAILIARLAGVYPPRESFVDDADS
- a CDS encoding nuclear transport factor 2 family protein; this translates as MNDPVLDALHARDAGWTQALTRRDVAAVADFLHPDYALMLVHPKLSVMPRAEWLGTLHGYVVSHWDEQESSWAVAGGVASHLHRVDMRAEVFGVPRNGLFVLTDTWLRCEDGAWRVWKRHSTPLSAGDVPRAPGKA
- a CDS encoding MAPEG family protein, producing MHSPILAPVVALVVWSMVMWAWMYATRLPAIFRARMKLDPYAPRGEQMSQLPPRVRWKADNYNHLMEQPTIFYAIALALALLGVGGGVNAGLAWAYVALRVVHSLVQALINKIELRFTLFVLSSGVLIALTFNAARALL
- a CDS encoding AAA family ATPase; the encoded protein is MSGATVVMQGSLSEFRLFDILQVVGISRQHTLIELRLQHRTPQGAIWVKSGQVLNARCGADEGRGAFFELFGPVADSFVVVRLQDPPRFAEPLGGLSSLLLEASNAGEDPAPPSDVHESLLQLEAPPPPVRAAPPPPARAAPPPRAVPLRAVPPAVSRTAASLARGRVLAVCSPKGGVGKSTLALNLAFALAERGLHTVLVDADPNGGQLSLLDARGRAQRGAYDLLDGDTRALDEALRPTAHERLKVLPASGPELPQAALQPEPRHVEGWRQLLGRVAQRCDVALVDCPAGMLGTTRDVLQGCTHALGVFQAEMVAGRSFDVFLQALRALPEPGQLEVLGTAVNMFQGRSRASLEAFQRLAAAGAGYRPFDTTLPRHDAFGAASLEGLPLRASQVDGARSLAFLFDMLASEVSARLGLDGPQRERTLPPGGFLL
- a CDS encoding globin domain-containing protein, giving the protein MMTEAQRSTLKRTWELAEPVADTVADLFYRRLFELAPQYQGLFSPDLEKQKRKLVGMLRFVVRSLDWSDAQWKDPVASDSDLFLVMLALGRRHTELYRVPDEAYATVGEALLWTLDYGLGEAFTPEAREAWTRAYGLISMTMKMARTSTVQRDLIPSGSKA
- a CDS encoding M14 family metallocarboxypeptidase, which translates into the protein MTPPPAPYPIGTPGVPWGAAEVATWLARQKRQRSYAQDVLTAVERLRARFDVQQYGTLDYAPETYPLFAVRSRGWRDALPVALVTGGVHGYETSGVHGALQFLDRHAEGYASRLNLLVVPCVSPWGYERIHRWNPLALDPNRNFREGSPAQESVALLRLVAPLRERVLLHIDLHETTDSDETEFRPALAARDGKAYEPDGIPDGFYVVGDTENPQPGFQQAIIRAVAQVTHIAPADAAGNIIGSPVVAPGVINYPLRALGLCAGITPARFASTTEVYPDSPRATPQQCNDAQAAAVCAALDYALAHG